The DNA sequence attaatgtcataatacataaaataacagccgagttgttaatttacatacattgtttgtaattttacagagttttgagtataatttaaaataaaagaaaatgaccgtaaaaaaaaaattacagttattttctgtaaaattaggattttttttttacagtgtagattcAAATTTTGATGTATGCATTGGTTACATGCATGATTTTGGGTCATTATTACCCACAGCCCCCATACACAGTTTCGAAAAAAATGTCCAGTGAATGGtgataaatgttacatttttagggTTAATGTTAATGCTCTATCGAGGttgaaacaaataaaacataaactAAACCTTATCCTAAGCCTAACTGATATTGTGAGCAACAGCAAGCAGCTGCTGAAGCAATGGCGCCATTTTAACTTCTATGCTTAGAGCTCATGTTGGTGTTGTGTTTTACAGGGCTAACTCAATTACTCGACATGACAAGTGTTGTACGTTATGTTATGcaaatgttaaaatgtgttaGCTTACAagtcatgcactatggtaaaggTGATTTGAGGTCATGATAGTATTGTGTATCAGCATAAGTAGTAGGCTTTATTGCTAGTCTGAGTAATCATTAAAGGAAAAGGAAGTTTGCACTATAGTGCTAATTttagctggaaactgcagtgaattttaTACACGCCCAGgttgtaaatataatatttaatgataCATTTTAGTTAGATAGTGTTGAATCTGTTCAttgtctgttctgttctgtctgTAGTCTCAGCTGATGAAGATGCAGACAGACGTGCAGCAGATGATCCAGAACAGAATGAAGAGGATTCAAGACCTCAAACACATAGAAGAACTCAGAAAAGTGAGTCTAGATTGAATAATGGTTTACCTTTGGTAAAGAAGCAAAAGTTTTGTCTGCTCGTttccaaacaacaaaaaagaactgGAAATGGGTTTGTAAACCTcagaaaaaacaatgaaaaaagtgTGATAAAAGTGATCCATATGACTTGTGTATATGATAGCtttttgtgaggaacagactcaAATTAAGTCAAATTTTCCTATAAGTCCTATCAAAGATTTTAGTATGTTTCTCACGTATGGCtttgaaaaacttgaaatataGTGTACCAGTCATCTCACTACTTACAGTAAATGACAACTTAATTGCCaattttgggtgagctatttttaaaaaatataacagaATTTGGTCAATCATAAATCAGGAAAggtcagagaaagagaaagcagAGAGTATTGAGCTCTTCACTGATCTGatccgctccattgagagaTGTCAGTCTGAGCTGCTGGAGATGATGGAGCAGAAGCAGAAAGCAGCAAAGAAGCAGGCTGAAGAGCTCATTAAAGAGCTGGAGCAGGAGATCACTGAGCTAAAGAGGAGAAACActgagctggagcagctctCACACACTGAGGATCACCTGCACCTCCTACAGGTCAGTGGAGCTCCTTCTGTCTGCTCACAGCACAACACTCCCCATGCTGAGGGATTTCTGCTCTCTCCTGCTGTAGATTTACCCGTCCCTGAGCAGACCTGCACACACCAGCAGCTGCACTGAGATCAGTCTTAGTGACACTCATGAGAGTGTGGAGACTCTGAGGAAAGCTTTGATTCAGCTGCAGGAGACTCTAAATGAGAAACTCAACAAAACTGGTAGGGGAATATCAGTACCTTTACATAATGCtagtatataatttattgtttacaAAAATTATGTTCAGTATcttatgtaaataattaatttatatgcaGTGCACCTGTACATTAAGGAAGACAATATTCCTAAATATGCAATCCCTCACGAAGAAAGGGGCCTATAGTGTCTGAGAATCTATTTATTCATAGGCTATATTATGTGACATATAGTTAATCTTTGAGTTTTTCAGTTAttagtaaattaatatttatagtgttatacacaaaattattttcatcctaaACCTCCCAGATAGCATCAATGATCGAAATAacgttgaatcaatgttaatgtgtcaacgttaactgcattgaatcaatgtcacttttgcacccgcaattaatgttgaatcaatgttaaaatttcaacaaaaaatcaatggtaatggcattgaatcagggttaaaatgtgatgttggttcaacatcatgcttacactctcagaaaatgaaacacttaAAGCtacacagcctgaaatcaactgaagataaaagaagacaatcaatctctcaagatctcagcagaagttctttttgagaattaacagaggtttagatgttgatgttttaatgcagttaacgttgacacattaacattgattcaacattatTTTGATCATTGATGCTGTCTGGGTAGTCTACCATATGCATCATAATCTTTTACTTTTGTCTCCACAGTAAAGAAGACAATGCAGCAATATGCAGGTACAAGGTCAATGACCAATAACAGtgttcaaaaaaagaaaaggaataaCATGTGCCAAGTTTTTAGAAATGTGGTGTTTGTATTTATCTGTTTTATATGGAACTGAAAATTGTTTTtaccattttcaagaaaagtttCAATTTGTGGTGTCACCATCaagtaaaaataacattgaatatGTGTGAGCGTACACATATTAACCactattttttaaatcagatatttttcttaaatctcagatcattttttaaaacaaatatgacattattcatttataaatatcatttttttggaGAGTCGCACCACATAACATTTTGCAGCCCAAAATTTGCCTTGTAAGGTCAAATTTTACTCACAACATTTGTTGAAATTCATATGCCAAAGTctgtataatatttttatgttaaacaCACGAAAATGTTGTAAGTTGTGATTCATATATTATCTCTCTTTCAGTGGAAGTGACTCTGGATCCTGATACAGCTCATCCATATCTCATCCTGTCTGATGACGGAAAACAAGTGGAATATAGAGACATTAAGCTTGAACTCCCAGACAGCCCAGAGAGGTTTGATTATTGTCCCTGTGTCCTGGCAAAAGAGGGATTCAACTCAAGAAGATTTTATTTTGAGGTGCAGGTAAAGGGAAAGACGGATTGGGATTTAGGAGTGGTCAGAGAATCCATTAACAGGAAGGGAATGATCACAGCAGCTCCTGAGGCTGGATACTGGATTATAGTCCTGAGGAATGAGAATCAGTATCTTGCATTAAAGTCTCCTCTTGTCCATTTGTCTCTTAGAGTGAAGCCTCAGGTAGTTGGTGTGTTTGTGGATTATGAGGAGGGTCTGGTCTCCTTTTATGACGTGGAGTCCAGAGCTGTCATTCATTCTTTTACTGGTCAGTCTTTTACTGAGAAACTCTACCCATACTTTAGTccttatattaaaaaagaaggTAGAAATGTAGCACCGCTGATCATCAGATCAGTGAATGAATTTACAtcacaaatttaaaaataaggctacgttcacactgtcaatcCAATTCTGATTATGTGTGTAttcgattggaatctgatctaaaattattgacaGTCAAGGCTACCAACTCCTAACCCTTAACATACCCGTTGGTAACCctcttaaaatatttaacctaATTTGCTTCAATATATGAGCTATTATATTCTGGTTTGAAATGTAGTTTTCTTGGAAAGAAAGACTATTTTCTGTGTCTGTGCGAGACCAGTTCATCTGCCGCAGCGCAGCGTGGCGCTTCACACCTGAGGTGTGACACACTTAACAAAGTGTagtaaacaataaaacaattgcATTACAAactcgtgtgtttattagtatgTTAATGAATTCAAATTATTTGAAAACAAATAGGCCCTACCAGTTTACAACATCCAGCAGCACAATAAACCGTAATAACTGGAGACTGCTGACACTGAAAGCCTCACACATTCAAGTTTAAAATAGCCGCACCTGCTCTTACACTGTACGTTAAAAATAAGAtggaaagataaaaaaaaaaaacatttccgtGGGTCTAGTCTTTGCATCTGATGTTTGAAGTTTGAATCAAGTCTGCTCAGTTGGAGTAGAATTAGATAGGTGGCGCTGTCACAAAAAAACCCTAGAGTCCTAGAAATGCGGTCCTGAAACTGCAGCCTCTGGTATTGCAGGAATATAGTACTGTCATTTTCTGCAACAACACAgccttgtttctgcagcgactttcagcatgtttcctgtAACAAAGTCTGACTGAaacagatttccagaaatgtgaTTTGAATAAGATGTCAAATCACATATGAATGTAACTCGAaacggatttgtaaaaatcgcatttcaTGTGAATTTTTGTTGTTCACAtttgctaaatctgatcggatttcaattggatatgcacaaaaatcagatttggacgTACAGTCTGCATTAGTGCCACAGTATAAATActtgctgtttttaaatgatGGGATATGTCATCATCATATTTTGTCCTTTAGTATTGTTTTTCAGCATTAAAAACCTgcttttcacacacacacacacacacacagaaatgttTGCTCAAGCCATCTGCTCTTATCTGATGCATCTGTatgttaatagtttttttttagcactTTGTACATTTCTTTAATCAACAACATAATAAAATTCATAAAGTATCTTAAACACTTGACCCAATTTATTAACCTTAAGCATCTGTAAACTGTCacatgtatgttctgttttgttttagttctCTTTATCAtacctgtttcctttgttctcaTCTTCCCATCACTAGTTGCTTTTCTTGGTTACTGATTGTTGTCTAGGTTATACGTGGTTGTTTTGCTAAACTTTCTCCTGTGATCTCCTGCATGTTCTTTTGTTGGATTTTtgattaaagactgtttttgttAAATTCTCCATCGTGGTGCGATATCTACAGCCACAGTGTGTGACATAAACAATACTGTAATTCAGCATAAATGCAACTTTCTCATACTAAGACTCACCTAAAGAATTTATTCTAGACTCTAGAGACCcaccaaaaatgtttttggagtgaaatatgagagacaaaaaaacaaaacaaaaaaaaacatttctttccttttaggtaacattttatttttttattacacttgATAGATTATAAAAATTAGGATAATGGTCAAAAAAAGATAAGCTATACTTAATTATACTGCAGTAGGCTACTGATATATTGAAACTTGTCGTTCGATAAATGAGTCATATGTTGATACAGAAACTGCTCTGATACATTTTGGAGAGTTCAGTCAAGATATTTCAAACCATTTAAGCTCCCGAATTCTACATACATTTAAAGAATTTAGAGTTATTTGTTCGTGAGTCAGACCACATGGGTTGCTTTGTAGGCATGTTTATTTTTGCATGTAGCGCGAAGTGGTGCTGCTGAAAAGCCATGAAGGAAACAATGTAGTGATTTTGCGATTAGTTAGTTTGGTGGGCACaagttatgctcaccaaagaaCTTGTTATTGAATTTAAGGacttatatttttcatatgGAGGAAGTTTTCTACAGGTGCTACAATTCACTACAAAGGTAAATTCTATTAAGTTCCATGAGAAAAGTTGAGAGGGGCTATGACATCACTGCAGGTAagtaatgctgccttcacgtgacAATTTTGACAATttccacttctgaagtcgtgattacgagctcatcgcattTATGGCACTCATCGAAATTGGAgggtgttcatgtgcaatttttacctcgGAAACTCGTATTTAGGCTACGATAAGTCCGAgtgcacgtgaaggcagcataagagCTGAGAGCTATAGTGAAAGTGAGACTAAAGTGAACGACAACAGTCTGAAACCTATTTTACtcttaaacaacagaagatttATTCACATAATCTAAGACCACGCCACAGATAATACGCACTAATAGGtcatttttgaattttgtttagtttgctTAGTTCAAAAATGATATATTAGAATTGTATTGAGAAGTTGTCATTTTATTGGTTGTAAAGAAAAGTGGCGCGTGTCGTCAAGACTTAAGATCCAGGAAGTACATGAACTGCTGTCGAAGAAACAGGAGTGAAATCTGAAGGTGACAATTctgattacattaaaaaagataTATTGAATTTCATATTACAACTGTTGTAGGCCTATATGATAAGACTTTGTGCAGATCTTGTGTTGTGTGTGGTGATTTTGTCCTATATATTCTTAGAAGTAGAAAAGAGCAATGGCAGAATCTTTACCAACATCACCAAAACAAAACGAGGACAGGACGAGTCTGGATAGACCTGTAACAAGTCAGTAACTCTAAAAGAAAGAGCTCGCATCTAATGACCCTGATCTAGGCTTTATTCTTTCTTGTGTGAAATACTAATTGATTGTTGAtgcgttttttttgtttgtttttttttttttttacttaatattcaTGTATAAATCAATTCTAAATGTGGGTGATAAATGGTGTTTCTTCTTCATATTCAGCTCTGTCATCCTCCAGTGGTCCTCTGTCAGAGGAGCTCCAGTGTTCGATCTGTCTGGATGTGTTCACTGATCCAGTCAGCACTCCATGTGGACACAACTTCTGTAAGAGCTGCCTGAACCAGTGCTGGGACAACAGTCACACCTACTCATGCCCATTATGTAAAGAAACATTCAGTAAAAGACCCGACCTCAAGATCAACACAGCACTTAGAGAGGTTGTGCTGCTCTTTAAAGGAAAATCTGGTCAGAGTAAATCTGAGGTTCTCTGTGACATCTGTGAAGATATAAAGATGAAAGCCCTGAAGATCTGCCTGGTGTGTCAGATCTCTTACTGTCAAACTCACCTGGAGCCTCATCAGAGAGTCCCAAAGTTAAAGAAACACAAACTGATCGATCCTGTGGAGAAACTTGAGGACTATATCTGTCAGAAACATGAGAAACCTCTGGAGCTGTTCTGTCGAGATGATCagacatgtgtgtgtttgctctgTGCTGTGACAAATCACAGGAATCACAACACTGTTTCTGTAGAGGAGGAGAGCGAAGAGAGGAAGGTAACAACATAAATACACGGTGTATCATGACATTTGTGTTATATGGTGTTGAATCTGTTCATTGTCTGTGTGTTCTGTCTGTAGTCTCAGCTGATGAAGATGCAGACAGACATGCAGCAGATGATCCAGGACAGAATGAAGAGGATTCAAGACCTTAAACACATAGAAGAACTCAGAAAAGTGAGTACTTActctaaatgttttaattaaacatttttttctcatgaTGTGTTTTGTGAAATTCCTTTGGAGAAATGTTACATTTctttagaaataaaaattgaaacTATGGTGACAGGAATATTGACCTGTACAGTGAATGTGGATAGCCAAGATAATTTGTTATCCAAGATTAACCAGTGTCAACCAATGAgttcataaataaaaatctctGACATTTTATTGCACACTTTGTTTTCCTGGCTAATCTGAGCACAGTTgagacattaaagggttagttcacccaaaaatgaaaattctgtcatttattactcacccttatgtcgttctacacctgtaagaccttcattaatttttggaacgcaaattgagatatttttgttgaaatccaatggctccgtgaggcctgcatagggagcaatgacattttctctctcaagatccatgaaggtactaaaaacatatttgaatcagttcatgtgagtacagtggttcaatattaatattataaagcgatgataatatttttggtgtgccaaataaaacaaaataacaacttatatagtgatggccgatttcaaaacactgcttcaggaagcttcggagcttaatgaatcagcgtgttgaatcagcggtttggagcgccaaagtcacgtgatttcagcagtttggcggtttgacacgcgatccgaatcatgattcaacacgctgattcattaagCTCTGAAGCTTCTtgaagcagtgttctgaaatcggccatcactatataagtcgttattttgtttttttggcgaaccaaaaatattcttgtcgctttataatgttaatattgaaccactgtagtcacatgaactgatttaaatatgtttttagtacattaatggatcttgagagaggaaatgtcattgctccctatgcaggcctcactgagccatcggatttcaacaaaaatatcttaatttgtgttccaaagattaacgaaggtcttacgggtgtggaacggcatgagggtgagtaataaattacattattttcatttttgggtgaactaaccctttaagatgtgaGATTACTGGGATGTTTTGAAGGAAAAATTTTAGAGAAGAAAATTCAAGTCTGTATTTTgatctccatttaatctcattgctgtctagGAGGAACAATTGAAATACCAAAGAGACTGcatttgtgattttattttttattttttatttttttatgtcaaattataataattatagaaGTTAAATATTCTATGTATTTTGATGCTTTCATTTGCTTTCTAAAAAAGGTGCAGaagtaacaaaaaataatttattcattgaTTTATCAGGAAAggtcagagaaagagaaagcagAGAGTATTGAGCTCTTCACTGATCTGatccgctccattgagagaTGTCAGTCTGAGCTGCTGGAGATGATGGTGCAGAAGCAGAAAGCAGCAGAGAAGCAGGCTGAAGAGCTCATTAAAGAGCTGGAGCAGGAGATCACTGAGCTAAAGAGGAGAAACActgagctggagcagctctCACACACTGAGGATCACCTGCACCTCCTACAGGTCAGTGGAGCTCCTTCTGTCTGCTCACATCACAGCACAACACTCCCCATGCTGAGGGATTTCTGCTCTCTCCTGCTGTAGATTTACCCGTCCCTGAGCAGACCTGCTCACACCAGCAGCTGCACTGAGATCAGTCTTAGTGACACTCATGAGAGTGTGGAGACTCTGATGAGATCTCTGACTCAACTGAAGGAGACTCTAGATGAGAAACTCAGCAACACTGGTAAGAGAATGTCAGACTTTATTTTGACAGCAATGATCTTATATTAGAAAAAAAGGCATCTTCAGTTGAAGGAGACCAATAATCAAGCATACACTGTGCACTAAATTTACAAAAttctcaatatctcaaaatCCATTATCAGTAAAGCCATAAGAgaactttgatttttttattcttttagtcCTCTACATATGTAAAcacttgtaatatttttttcttgtgtgtAGTTTTGTAGTTCAGTTAATATGTGCTGTTTTATCTATTTTTCCCCTCTGCATACTGTGAACAGAtatgaaaaatttaaaaattaggTGGTTTTCTCAATAACTACTTTAAAAACCCATTTGCTAAGTGATTGATTAGCTATTGTGCATGATCTCTGTAAAGGCAACTGACAtactctctctcctctcagtCATCTAAAGATATCCATAGAAATACAATATGATTTGACCTGACCACAAATATGTTTATTCACCAATGTCAGTAATTTATGAACCAGCAGAGACACAGACGTCCATCAGAGAACATGATCTgaacaaatatattaaatacaaactTCTCTTATAATGATTTATTGTCGTTTGTATCCACAGAGCTGAAGAGGATGCAGCAATATACAGGTAATCTGTGATGTCCATATTGACActgtatttacattttacatttaatcatttggcagacgcttttctccaaagcgacttacaaatgagaacaatggaagcaatcaaatcaacatgagtgcaACAGTATGCAAGTGCCGTGTCAAGTCCCAGTTATTCCAGCAAAATGCTGGTAgcaaggatttttttaaaataaataaatagagagagagaatagaaatattacaaagttaaatattaaaaagtgaaaatattacTGGGTCAAATGTTGACGaaaaagttttttgaaaatggctaaagactcagctgaTTGGATAGAGCTaggcaggtcattccaccagcagggaACAGATAAGGAGAAGGTctgtgagagtgattttgtgcctctaTGGGATGGCACCAAAATCTTGTAGGCAAACATCAGTAGGGTTGGGAATCATAAGAAATTATCTGGTTCTGATTCTGATTCCGGTTCCAATTCCAACCAAACAACCAATAATTTgtaaggggaaaaaatgcaCAATAGTCAACTCAAACGGTCCTTTTTGTAATacttgtaaaatgaatttaacagaCTGCTAATCTCAAccaattcggtaacactttacaataatgttcattagttaacataagttaactactttaacatgaactaataatggactgcatttcaacagcatttatttattttgttaatgttaatttcaacatttacttatacattattaaaatcaagtgtTGTATTTGATAacgttaatgcactgtgaagtaacatgaacaaactatgaacagctgtatttttattaactaaggttaacaaagattaacaaatacagtaacaaatgtattgctcatgattagttcttgttagttaatacattaactaatgttaataaaggaaccttattgtaaagtgttaccacaaattcaacacaaataacatgcttgaacacacatgtaagatcTAGAAGATCTAGACAGGTGAAACAATACTTTTGTAAGTTGGAttaagacttcacttgtttctgaaagaatgattcagtgatagatacatttttaacagtaatttgttgccacctagtggcgtaacaatgcaatTGAAACAGTCGTAATTTGAAGCACCctgttactttcaaaaggtgatttattctattttgatCGTTAATGtatgtagacatcagtgtttatatctgaataataaacttttgtataggcctacttctgtgataattggaatatttgtaacacagaaaaaatgatactgtgtgtttgaaaagatgAAGCAGTctaaacatgacaactgctctctctagATCAGAAGCAGTGcaaacgcagatttgaatgtcccaattttatttttgtcaatattcacaggcgaatcgttgtcatttaggaattagatcatgtgggtgataaaataaaaaaaagctatcttttaaagattaatcatgcagctttGTGCTTCTCTCTCTTTGCATTTATATCTGACGTATAGCATgagggcttttcagtgcattcattgctataatatAAGATCAGACAtctctattaaaggatacg is a window from the Ctenopharyngodon idella isolate HZGC_01 chromosome 15, HZGC01, whole genome shotgun sequence genome containing:
- the LOC127495595 gene encoding E3 ubiquitin-protein ligase TRIM39-like, whose translation is MAESLPTSPKQNEDRTSLDRPVTTLSSSSGPLSEELQCSICLDVFTDPVSTPCGHNFCKSCLNQCWDNSHTYSCPLCKETFSKRPDLKINTALREVVLLFKGKSGQSKSEVLCDICEDIKMKALKICLVCQISYCQTHLEPHQRVPKLKKHKLIDPVEKLEDYICQKHEKPLELFCRDDQTCVCLLCAVTNHRNHNTVSVEEESEERKSQLMKMQTDMQQMIQDRMKRIQDLKHIEELRKERSEKEKAESIELFTDLIRSIERCQSELLEMMVQKQKAAEKQAEELIKELEQEITELKRRNTELEQLSHTEDHLHLLQIYPSLSRPAHTSSCTEISLSDTHESVETLMRSLTQLKETLDEKLSNTELKRMQQYTVNVTLDPDTSHPVLILSNGGKQVKCGNLMLILPDNPERFDTCYCVLAKEGFSSGKFYFEVQVNGKTKWDLGVVRESINRKGMITPTPEAGYWIIGLRNENQYEARESSPVSLSLKVKPQVVGVFVDYEEGLVSFYDVESRSHIYSFTGQSFTEKLFPFFSPCNKEKGKNAAPLIISHVRK